Proteins found in one Subtercola endophyticus genomic segment:
- a CDS encoding helix-turn-helix domain-containing protein, whose product MQRFEIFDAWMTASGLSAAEIARRSGLSASTIHRIRRGLADPTVGTLREIAIACGFDLNFEPQALSDPHAAAGARLLLESGYASLDPNSVEWAARLTRLAPEESPLEVVLAASAASNPLARPGAVHLSGRTTTGMLASAASNTASEWAISGSPGIDLPPRQAVLEGHALLWTSDVTLVSSLLHESLRVVPHPAIATVTIVAAESQLFTGSFDFDAITFAAPLQIMLDCFAIGGDSAAQAREIVSTW is encoded by the coding sequence ATGCAACGATTCGAGATTTTCGACGCCTGGATGACCGCGTCTGGTCTCAGTGCTGCCGAAATCGCGCGACGCTCCGGACTGTCGGCGTCGACCATCCACCGCATCCGGCGCGGCCTGGCCGACCCTACTGTCGGCACGCTTCGTGAAATCGCCATCGCCTGCGGGTTCGACCTGAACTTCGAGCCCCAGGCGCTCAGTGACCCGCATGCTGCCGCCGGCGCGCGCCTGCTTCTCGAAAGCGGTTATGCCTCTCTCGACCCGAACTCAGTCGAATGGGCGGCACGCCTCACTCGGTTGGCGCCGGAAGAGAGCCCGCTCGAGGTCGTTCTCGCGGCCAGTGCCGCGTCGAATCCGCTGGCGCGCCCGGGTGCCGTTCATCTGTCCGGTCGAACGACGACCGGAATGCTCGCGTCGGCGGCGTCGAATACCGCCTCCGAGTGGGCGATTTCCGGGTCGCCCGGCATCGATCTGCCTCCTCGCCAAGCGGTCCTCGAGGGGCACGCTCTTCTCTGGACCAGTGATGTCACCCTCGTCAGCAGCCTGCTGCACGAGTCGTTGCGCGTCGTGCCGCACCCGGCCATCGCAACAGTCACAATTGTCGCGGCCGAATCGCAGCTGTTCACAGGCTCGTTCGACTTCGACGCGATCACGTTTGCGGCTCCGTTGCAGATCATGCTCGACTGCTTTGCTATCGGCGGCGACTCCGCGGCTCAAGCACGGGAAATTGTGAGCACCTGGTGA
- a CDS encoding Fic family protein, translating to MSDSKEPSRATGARGAGRGWAQTASEYVQRRSTVAARRPTGSLPARDDAARRREQLDLTGITWGEVDFSPITASTTDRARARFRARLPELIWNTAALEGNAFTLPEVRTLLDGVTVGGRRTDDERQILALSEAYSSLDEMVATGGFALDKVTSDRLHSELALHESIESGHFRGQGSVHGGGSVRLSNGGFVEGLDAGANGETLVELHQNLLGHLATIPDARQRALVYNAAATRYQFYFDGNKRTARLLMTGELMTHGFDATNIPFARRLEYNLALDTLFETADATELLSFLVSCASVRVS from the coding sequence GTGAGCGATTCGAAAGAGCCGAGCCGCGCAACTGGCGCCCGAGGCGCTGGCAGGGGTTGGGCGCAGACCGCCAGCGAGTATGTGCAACGGCGATCCACGGTAGCCGCTCGGCGGCCGACGGGTTCGCTTCCGGCACGAGACGACGCCGCTCGTCGACGAGAGCAACTCGATCTCACGGGAATCACCTGGGGCGAGGTCGACTTCTCGCCGATCACGGCGTCAACGACCGATCGGGCTCGCGCGCGTTTTCGTGCCCGGTTACCCGAACTCATCTGGAACACCGCCGCCTTAGAAGGCAACGCGTTCACCCTGCCCGAAGTTCGCACTCTGCTCGACGGCGTCACGGTCGGTGGTCGGCGCACCGACGACGAGCGGCAGATTCTGGCGCTCAGCGAGGCCTACAGCTCGCTCGACGAGATGGTCGCAACAGGCGGCTTCGCTCTCGACAAGGTCACCTCTGACCGACTTCACTCTGAGCTCGCCCTCCACGAGTCCATCGAATCAGGGCACTTCCGGGGCCAGGGCAGCGTTCACGGTGGCGGTTCTGTCCGGTTGTCGAATGGAGGCTTCGTCGAAGGCCTCGATGCCGGGGCGAACGGCGAGACGCTCGTCGAGTTGCATCAGAACCTACTCGGCCACCTCGCCACGATTCCGGATGCCCGACAGCGCGCTCTCGTCTACAACGCCGCCGCCACGCGGTACCAGTTCTACTTCGACGGCAACAAGCGCACCGCACGACTCCTGATGACGGGCGAACTCATGACGCACGGCTTCGACGCCACCAACATTCCCTTCGCGAGGCGACTCGAGTACAACTTGGCGCTCGACACGCTCTTCGAGACGGCCGATGCGACAGAACTGCTGAGTTTTCTCGTGTCTTGTGCTTCTGTGCGCGTTTCCTGA
- a CDS encoding threonine/serine exporter family protein, with the protein MAFNPWRTLQHQWGRTLKPPAPAPERDDEEAKDTAILTMLRALGVAMLASSQATNDVEATLYEIAEIYNLTGIRIAVLPTLVILQLDAVAGPGEAPVAGAVSTETGSQRAVGPHTKRPLGQYSAEDLVARPGRTDLDTVATLSIRLDQAAAIDELVNDARRGTLDPDAALDRLASIRTSPPRFGPWMTVVGHTVLCLGFGLTLNPTAAAIPAYILLGAIVGGLLLLGKRLPTLGSAMPVFASFIVTVITTLFLAGAAGDSPLKLIAPALVSFLPGLTLTVASIELTSNQIIAGASRVVYGVAQLLLLAFGVIAGLTVTHGGTEVVTSHGLGWWSALAGVALVGVGFVFFLSAPRRSFLWILVALFASYGAQTIGAIFLGPLLSGFVGALVVVPLALFLTRFRTAPPATVMMLASFWLLVPGALGFIGISESAGGTSVSSGAASVTTLVNTGISLFSIALGILVGTGLTRDFTRSRRVPS; encoded by the coding sequence ATGGCTTTCAATCCGTGGCGCACACTGCAGCACCAGTGGGGGCGCACGCTCAAGCCACCGGCTCCGGCGCCCGAGCGTGACGACGAGGAGGCCAAAGACACGGCCATTCTCACGATGTTGCGTGCCCTCGGTGTGGCGATGCTCGCCTCGAGCCAGGCAACCAATGATGTCGAAGCCACGCTCTACGAGATCGCTGAGATCTACAATCTCACGGGCATCCGCATAGCCGTGCTGCCGACCCTGGTCATCCTGCAGCTCGACGCGGTCGCGGGACCGGGCGAGGCTCCCGTGGCGGGAGCAGTGTCGACCGAAACCGGGTCGCAACGCGCCGTCGGCCCGCACACGAAACGTCCGCTCGGCCAGTACAGCGCCGAAGACCTGGTGGCAAGGCCGGGGCGCACCGACCTCGATACGGTCGCCACGCTGTCGATTCGGCTCGACCAGGCGGCCGCCATCGACGAGCTCGTGAACGACGCCCGCCGCGGCACGCTCGACCCTGATGCGGCGCTCGACAGGCTCGCGAGCATCCGTACCTCCCCGCCGCGATTCGGGCCGTGGATGACCGTGGTCGGCCACACCGTGCTCTGTCTCGGTTTCGGGCTGACGTTGAACCCCACCGCGGCCGCCATTCCCGCGTACATTCTGCTGGGCGCCATCGTGGGTGGGCTGCTGCTGCTCGGAAAACGCCTGCCCACGCTCGGCAGCGCGATGCCGGTGTTCGCCTCGTTCATCGTCACCGTGATCACCACCCTCTTTCTCGCCGGGGCAGCGGGCGACAGCCCGCTCAAGCTCATCGCTCCGGCGCTCGTGAGTTTCTTGCCCGGACTGACACTCACGGTCGCGTCGATCGAGCTGACCAGCAACCAGATCATCGCCGGGGCCAGCCGCGTGGTCTACGGGGTCGCGCAACTGCTGCTGTTGGCGTTCGGTGTGATCGCCGGGCTGACCGTGACCCACGGCGGCACCGAGGTCGTGACCAGCCACGGACTCGGCTGGTGGTCTGCGTTGGCGGGGGTCGCGCTGGTCGGGGTGGGATTCGTGTTCTTCTTGTCGGCGCCGAGGCGATCGTTCCTGTGGATCCTCGTTGCCCTGTTCGCGTCGTACGGCGCACAGACGATCGGGGCGATATTTCTGGGACCGCTGCTGTCGGGTTTCGTGGGCGCGCTCGTGGTCGTTCCGCTGGCGTTGTTTCTGACGCGGTTTCGCACCGCACCGCCTGCGACCGTCATGATGCTCGCGTCGTTCTGGCTGCTGGTTCCCGGCGCGCTGGGGTTCATCGGCATCAGCGAAAGCGCGGGCGGAACCTCGGTGAGCTCGGGCGCGGCAAGTGTAACGACGCTCGTCAACACGGGTATCTCGCTGTTCTCGATCGCCCTGGGCATACTCGTGGGCACGGGCCTCACCCGCGACTTCACCCGCTCCCGCCGCGTGCCCTCCTGA
- a CDS encoding dipeptide ABC transporter ATP-binding protein, translating into MVDIRDLEVSFATDAGAIKAVDRVSLHVNPGEVLAIVGESGSGKTVTAKSILGLLPETATARGAIVLTSAGVSNDVVQLSRKQLRSIRGQQVSMVFQEPSTALNPVYTVGWQIGEALRAHGKYSRAEAKAKAIEILGRVGIPDPETRVNYYPHQFSGGQKQRVVIAQALVLNPGLIVADEPTTALDVTVQAEILDLLRRCRDEFGAAIVLITHNMGVVADLADRVAVMYQGELVEEADVVTLFSSPQADYTKRLLASVPHVGQGSLQTAERASGRDAAWAQAAPVVTASGLRIEYPGRFGRSPFVAVDGVSFEIRAGEVLGLVGESGSGKTTIGRAIAGLTRVSGGSLQVLGHEMNGVRERAFKKTRSDIGFVFQDPGSSFNPLLTIADCVAEPLVVHGRARDARGARPRVNELLEAVQLPASYGDRFPHELSGGQRQRASLARALALEPTLLIADEPTSALDVSVQARVLELFASLQKEFGFAALFISHDLAVVDLLADRIAVLYRGKLVEEGTGAQVLGAPQHPYTQRLLASLPVPDPVEQASRREALRALRAAEPA; encoded by the coding sequence GTGGTCGACATTCGCGACCTCGAGGTGTCGTTCGCCACCGACGCCGGTGCCATCAAGGCCGTCGACCGGGTCAGCCTGCACGTGAACCCCGGCGAGGTACTCGCCATCGTGGGCGAGAGCGGGTCGGGTAAGACGGTTACGGCGAAGTCGATCCTCGGCCTGCTACCCGAGACCGCGACCGCGCGGGGCGCGATCGTCTTGACCAGCGCCGGTGTCTCGAACGACGTGGTTCAGCTTTCGAGAAAACAGCTGCGGAGCATCCGGGGCCAGCAGGTGTCGATGGTGTTCCAAGAGCCGTCGACGGCGCTCAACCCGGTGTACACCGTGGGCTGGCAGATCGGCGAGGCGCTGCGCGCGCACGGAAAGTACTCGCGCGCCGAGGCGAAGGCCAAGGCGATCGAGATTCTGGGCCGCGTCGGCATTCCCGACCCCGAGACGCGCGTCAACTACTACCCGCACCAGTTCTCGGGCGGGCAGAAGCAGCGCGTCGTCATTGCGCAGGCGCTGGTGCTGAACCCCGGTCTCATCGTGGCCGACGAGCCGACGACCGCGCTCGACGTCACCGTGCAGGCCGAGATTCTCGACCTGCTGCGCCGCTGCCGTGACGAGTTCGGTGCGGCCATCGTACTGATCACGCACAACATGGGTGTCGTGGCCGATCTGGCCGACCGGGTCGCCGTGATGTATCAGGGCGAGCTCGTCGAAGAGGCCGACGTGGTCACGCTGTTCTCGAGCCCGCAGGCCGACTATACGAAGCGGTTGCTCGCCAGCGTTCCGCACGTGGGGCAGGGTTCGCTGCAGACGGCGGAACGGGCATCCGGTCGCGACGCCGCGTGGGCCCAGGCCGCACCCGTCGTCACCGCCTCGGGCTTGCGCATCGAGTACCCCGGCCGCTTCGGGCGCAGCCCATTCGTCGCGGTCGACGGAGTGAGCTTCGAGATTCGCGCAGGAGAAGTGCTGGGGCTGGTCGGCGAGAGCGGATCGGGCAAGACCACCATCGGGCGTGCCATCGCGGGCCTGACTCGCGTCAGCGGCGGGTCATTGCAGGTGCTCGGGCACGAAATGAACGGCGTTCGCGAGCGAGCCTTCAAGAAGACCCGCAGCGACATCGGCTTCGTCTTTCAAGACCCGGGCTCGAGCTTCAACCCGCTGCTGACCATCGCCGACTGTGTGGCCGAGCCGCTCGTGGTGCACGGCCGGGCTCGGGATGCCCGCGGGGCCCGCCCCCGCGTCAACGAGTTGCTCGAAGCCGTGCAACTGCCCGCCTCGTACGGTGACCGTTTTCCGCACGAACTCAGCGGCGGACAGCGCCAGCGCGCCAGCCTCGCCCGTGCCCTCGCGCTCGAACCGACGCTGCTGATTGCCGACGAGCCCACCTCGGCGCTCGACGTGTCGGTGCAGGCGCGGGTGCTCGAACTGTTCGCTTCGCTGCAGAAGGAGTTCGGGTTCGCGGCGCTGTTCATCAGCCACGATCTCGCCGTCGTCGACCTGCTCGCGGATCGCATCGCGGTGCTGTATCGCGGCAAGCTCGTCGAAGAGGGCACGGGTGCCCAGGTTCTGGGTGCTCCCCAGCACCCTTACACGCAGCGGCTGCTCGCGTCCCTCCCCGTGCCCGACCCCGTGGAACAGGCCTCCCGCCGCGAGGCGCTGCGCGCCCTCCGCGCCGCCGAGCCCGCCTGA
- a CDS encoding ABC transporter permease: MTATTTPPVLSSKPPKPSLFSRLPVVHQLRQSVGLQRGMLVAGLIITAVYVICAVFAQWIAPYGFAQLRDASGPFGSQQPPSASHIWGTTVGGYDVFSRVIWGAQTALEVMVVAIILSIFVGVFLGLVSGYLGGWLDRVLVVIADAIYAFPSLLLAIVMSIVISGGQSNLYGGILAAAISITVVYIPQYFRVIRSEAVRIKSEAFVESAMVIGASTPRIMFRHVLRNSTRTLPLIFTLNASEAVLTLAGLGFLGFGIEPTAAAEWGYDLNKSLSDVTSGIWWTAIFPGLAIVLSVLGVTLVGESLNDLADPRLRGRRAVAAASGSIAATSVVPGGPLEAGPGGLAGLEDTEGGDDRDR; the protein is encoded by the coding sequence ATGACTGCAACGACAACTCCCCCCGTTCTGTCGTCGAAACCGCCTAAGCCCAGCCTGTTCAGTCGGCTTCCCGTCGTGCATCAGCTGCGGCAGAGCGTCGGGTTGCAGCGCGGAATGCTCGTCGCCGGGCTGATCATCACCGCGGTCTACGTGATCTGCGCGGTCTTCGCGCAGTGGATCGCGCCGTACGGTTTTGCTCAACTGCGCGACGCCAGCGGGCCGTTCGGCTCGCAGCAGCCGCCGAGCGCCAGCCACATCTGGGGCACCACGGTCGGCGGGTACGACGTGTTCTCGCGGGTCATCTGGGGCGCCCAGACGGCGCTCGAGGTGATGGTCGTGGCGATCATCCTGTCGATCTTCGTCGGTGTGTTCCTCGGGCTCGTGTCGGGCTACCTCGGCGGCTGGCTCGACCGGGTTCTCGTGGTGATCGCCGACGCGATCTACGCTTTTCCGTCGCTTCTGCTGGCCATCGTGATGTCGATCGTCATCTCGGGTGGTCAGTCGAACCTCTACGGCGGAATTCTGGCGGCCGCGATCTCCATCACGGTGGTCTACATTCCGCAGTACTTCCGGGTGATCCGGTCGGAGGCGGTGCGCATCAAGAGCGAGGCGTTCGTCGAGTCGGCCATGGTGATCGGGGCGTCGACGCCGCGCATCATGTTCCGTCATGTGCTGCGCAACTCGACCCGAACGCTGCCGCTGATCTTCACGCTCAACGCGTCCGAGGCGGTGCTGACTTTGGCCGGGCTCGGCTTTCTCGGCTTCGGCATCGAGCCGACGGCCGCGGCCGAGTGGGGCTATGACCTCAACAAGTCGCTCAGCGACGTGACCAGTGGCATCTGGTGGACGGCCATCTTCCCGGGCCTCGCCATCGTGCTCTCGGTGCTCGGCGTGACACTCGTCGGCGAAAGCCTGAACGACCTCGCCGACCCGCGCCTGCGTGGCCGTCGTGCGGTTGCTGCGGCATCGGGTTCGATTGCGGCGACCTCGGTTGTGCCGGGCGGGCCGCTCGAGGCGGGGCCGGGCGGACTCGCCGGGCTCGAAGACACCGAAGGAGGCGACGACCGTGACCGATGA
- a CDS encoding ABC transporter permease: MSSLISEAAPETAAESTTTFKKQRNGGGLGRYIIVRFLLIIPTIFILVTLVFFLMRLTGDPITAALGGRLNASQLHERIHAAGYDRPILVQYFEYLGQIATGNFGTSISDNRPITTILVTYGAATLELAFYALIVAFIVGIPLGLVAAYFRDKGQDAVLRVFAILCYATPVFFAGILLKLIFSVWLNVLPVAGRASTGSEFEMQDLPHTTGFYLIDAFQTGDPAVISDVLLHAVLPAVTLGLLTAGIFLRLVRTNVIGTLNTDYVDAARSRGVSEYRLVRKHAYKPALIPIITVIGLQIALLLSGAVLTESTFEWKGLGFQLAQYLGARDFVAVQGIVALLAVIVAITNFIVDVAAAIIDPRVRY, from the coding sequence TTGAGTTCTCTCATCTCAGAGGCTGCCCCCGAGACCGCTGCAGAGTCGACAACGACTTTCAAGAAGCAGCGTAACGGGGGCGGCCTCGGCCGCTACATCATCGTTCGGTTCTTACTGATCATTCCGACGATCTTCATTCTGGTCACGCTCGTCTTCTTCTTGATGCGGCTGACCGGCGATCCGATCACGGCGGCCCTCGGCGGTCGCCTGAACGCTTCGCAGCTTCACGAGCGCATCCATGCCGCCGGTTACGACCGGCCGATTCTGGTGCAGTACTTCGAATACCTCGGCCAGATCGCCACCGGCAACTTCGGCACCAGCATCAGCGACAACCGGCCGATCACCACGATTCTGGTCACCTACGGCGCCGCCACGCTCGAGCTGGCGTTCTACGCGCTCATCGTGGCGTTCATCGTGGGCATTCCGCTCGGTCTTGTCGCCGCGTATTTCCGCGACAAGGGCCAAGACGCGGTGCTGCGCGTCTTCGCGATTCTCTGTTACGCGACACCGGTGTTCTTCGCGGGCATTTTGCTCAAGCTCATCTTCTCGGTGTGGCTGAACGTGCTGCCCGTGGCGGGCAGAGCCAGTACGGGCAGCGAGTTCGAGATGCAAGACCTGCCGCATACCACCGGCTTCTACCTCATCGATGCCTTTCAGACCGGCGACCCGGCCGTCATCAGCGACGTGCTGCTGCACGCGGTTCTGCCGGCCGTCACCCTCGGCCTGCTGACCGCGGGCATCTTCTTGCGGCTCGTGCGCACCAACGTCATCGGCACCCTGAACACCGACTACGTGGATGCTGCACGCTCGCGCGGCGTCAGCGAATACCGGCTCGTGCGCAAGCACGCCTACAAGCCCGCACTCATCCCCATCATCACCGTCATCGGTCTGCAAATCGCCCTTCTGCTCAGCGGCGCAGTTTTGACGGAGTCGACGTTCGAGTGGAAGGGACTCGGCTTTCAGCTGGCCCAGTACCTCGGCGCCCGCGACTTCGTCGCGGTGCAGGGCATCGTCGCCCTGCTCGCGGTGATCGTCGCCATCACCAACTTCATCGTCGATGTCGCTGCGGCCATCATCGACCCGAGGGTGAGGTATTGA
- a CDS encoding ABC transporter substrate-binding protein, protein MPSLPRIDARPRTKRLIGVTAALAASAFVLAGCSGGGNSSSTGGASASSITVGTTDKITTIDPAGSYDNGSFAVENQVYPFLMNTPYGSPDVKPDIAVSGTFTSPTEYTVKLKSGLKFANGDDLTSSDVKFSFDRVVSIADENGPSSLLGNLVSTAAPDPTTVVFTLKTPNDQTFPQVLSSPAGPIVDEQVFSATALTPDNDIVKGNAFAGQYTITSYDFNNTIQYKANPNYQGLLGAAKTPTVNVKYYAESANLKLDIQQNNIDVAFRSLSATDIADLSTNSKVKVVDGPGGEIRYIVFNFNTMPYGATATDADPAKALAVRQAVADLIDRQAIATQVYKDTYTPLYSYVPAGLTGATTVLKDMYGDGNGGPSLDKAKAALTAAGVTGPVTLDLQYVSEHYGPSSADEYALIKDQLESSGLFTVNLQTTDYVQYSKDRTNDVYPEYQLGWFPDYSDADNYLTPFFSADNFLANHYNNTTVQDEITKQVGETDPAARTAEIEDIQKQVAGDLSTIPYLQGAQVAVVGSNVNGAADTLDASFKFRYAALSKG, encoded by the coding sequence ATGCCGTCACTGCCCCGCATCGATGCGCGCCCGCGCACCAAACGTCTGATCGGGGTGACGGCCGCACTGGCGGCCTCCGCCTTCGTGCTCGCCGGTTGTTCCGGCGGCGGCAACAGCTCGTCGACGGGCGGTGCCTCCGCCAGCTCGATCACGGTCGGCACCACCGACAAGATCACCACGATCGATCCTGCGGGCTCCTACGACAACGGTTCGTTCGCCGTCGAGAACCAGGTGTACCCGTTCCTCATGAACACGCCGTACGGCAGCCCCGACGTGAAGCCCGACATCGCGGTCTCCGGCACCTTCACCAGCCCCACCGAATACACGGTGAAGCTCAAGTCGGGCCTCAAGTTCGCCAACGGCGACGACCTGACTTCGTCTGACGTGAAGTTCAGCTTCGATCGCGTGGTGAGCATCGCCGACGAGAACGGCCCCTCCTCGCTGCTCGGCAACCTCGTCAGCACGGCGGCGCCCGACCCCACCACGGTCGTCTTCACCCTGAAGACCCCCAACGACCAGACCTTCCCGCAGGTGCTCTCGAGCCCCGCCGGCCCCATTGTCGACGAGCAGGTCTTCTCAGCCACCGCGCTCACGCCCGACAACGACATCGTCAAGGGCAACGCGTTCGCCGGTCAGTACACGATCACGAGCTACGACTTCAACAATACGATTCAGTACAAGGCGAACCCGAACTACCAGGGCCTGCTCGGTGCGGCGAAGACCCCCACGGTGAACGTCAAGTACTACGCAGAGTCGGCGAACCTCAAGCTCGACATTCAGCAGAACAACATCGACGTGGCGTTCCGCAGCCTCTCGGCCACCGACATCGCCGACCTGAGCACGAACAGCAAGGTCAAGGTCGTCGACGGGCCCGGCGGCGAGATCCGCTACATCGTGTTCAACTTCAACACGATGCCGTACGGCGCAACGGCGACTGACGCCGACCCTGCGAAGGCCCTGGCCGTTCGCCAGGCCGTGGCCGATCTCATCGACCGGCAGGCCATTGCCACGCAGGTCTACAAAGACACCTATACGCCGCTGTACTCGTACGTTCCCGCGGGTCTGACCGGCGCCACCACGGTGCTGAAAGACATGTACGGCGACGGCAACGGCGGCCCGAGCCTCGACAAGGCGAAGGCTGCACTGACCGCCGCCGGCGTCACCGGACCGGTCACGCTCGACCTGCAGTACGTCTCCGAGCACTACGGCCCCTCATCGGCCGACGAGTACGCGCTGATCAAAGACCAGCTCGAGTCGAGCGGCCTGTTCACCGTAAACCTGCAGACCACCGACTACGTGCAGTACTCCAAAGACCGCACGAACGACGTGTACCCCGAGTACCAGCTCGGCTGGTTCCCGGACTACTCCGACGCAGACAACTACCTGACGCCGTTCTTCTCAGCCGACAACTTCCTCGCCAACCACTACAACAACACCACGGTGCAAGACGAGATCACGAAGCAGGTCGGCGAGACAGATCCTGCGGCTCGCACCGCCGAGATCGAAGACATCCAGAAGCAGGTGGCCGGCGACCTGTCGACCATCCCGTACCTTCAGGGTGCTCAGGTCGCCGTCGTCGGCTCGAACGTGAACGGCGCGGCTGACACGCTCGACGCCTCGTTCAAGTTCCGTTACGCGGCGCTGTCGAAGGGTTGA
- a CDS encoding dienelactone hydrolase family protein, protein MSESGSPSSSPFLRLGSHDVPFDAYLAAPELPLDEFKGGVVVIHEVWGLTPQITGIADRFAAAGYLALAPDLMGDAALDPAVASELQRGLSDADPEVQRGAQTRLGELMAPVAAPEFATRALTILIAAVEYLEKQNGIDGRIAVTGYSFGGSYAFSLALAETRVRASVPYYGYANYSTELLREISCPILYFVGQDDAPLMDALPTLNARMRESGTSFTAVVYPGAGHAFFNDSNEVAYRAAPAEDSWQRTLAFFEEALSGLD, encoded by the coding sequence GTGTCAGAATCAGGCTCCCCGTCGTCTTCTCCGTTCCTCCGTCTCGGGTCGCATGACGTGCCTTTCGACGCCTACCTGGCCGCACCGGAACTGCCGCTGGACGAGTTCAAGGGCGGCGTCGTGGTCATCCACGAGGTGTGGGGGCTCACTCCGCAGATCACCGGAATCGCCGATCGGTTCGCCGCCGCCGGGTACCTCGCGCTCGCGCCCGACCTGATGGGCGATGCCGCCCTTGACCCCGCGGTCGCGAGCGAACTGCAGCGGGGTCTCAGCGACGCCGACCCCGAGGTTCAGCGCGGTGCCCAAACACGACTCGGCGAGCTGATGGCGCCCGTCGCCGCACCGGAGTTCGCCACCCGGGCGCTGACCATCCTCATCGCCGCCGTCGAGTACCTCGAGAAACAGAACGGCATCGACGGGCGCATCGCGGTCACGGGCTACTCGTTCGGAGGCAGCTATGCCTTCAGCCTCGCGCTGGCCGAAACCCGGGTGCGGGCATCCGTGCCGTACTACGGCTACGCGAACTACAGCACCGAACTGCTGCGCGAGATCTCGTGCCCGATTCTGTACTTCGTGGGTCAAGACGACGCACCCCTGATGGATGCCCTGCCCACGCTGAACGCGCGCATGCGCGAATCGGGCACCAGCTTCACCGCTGTGGTCTACCCGGGAGCGGGCCACGCCTTCTTCAATGACTCGAACGAAGTCGCCTATCGGGCCGCCCCCGCAGAGGATTCCTGGCAGCGAACCCTGGCTTTCTTCGAAGAAGCTCTGTCTGGGCTGGATTAG